The stretch of DNA GCCACCCGCCTCCTGACCTCGCGCCCGACACTCTCGCCAAGTACACGCTGCTCGCCAGCGCCGGGGTCGAAGCGCGAAAGACCCATGAGCCTGAAAGTCCGACGGATTCGAGCTGACGAGGGCCTGCGGCTGCGCGCCCTGCGCCTTCACGCCCTGGCTGACGCCCCGACGGCGTTTGGCTCGACACTGGCCCGTGAGGAGGCATTCCCCGAGCACGTCTGGCATGAGAGAGCGGCGGGCGGGGCGGCGGGGGGTGATCGCGTGACCTTCATCGCAGAGCAGGACGGCCGGTGGGTAGGCTTGGCGACCGGGCTTGGGGACGATCCAGACGGCTCAGAGAAGTCAGGCCCGGTGCTCGTAGGCATGTTCGTCGACCGCGCGGAGCGCAGACGCGGGGTCGGCCTCGCGCTCGTCGAGGGTGTGGCCGCCTGGGCGCGGACGCGTGGAGCTGCTAGCTTCTTCCTCTGGGTCACGTCTGGCAATGAGCCCGCCATCGCGCTCTACCGCAGGTGCGGCTTCCGACCTACGGGTAAGACGAGACCCGTCGTGCACACGCCCACCATCGCGGAGCTGCAGATGGTACGCGACCTGACGTAGCGCCCCCCTGCCCGCTTTGATCTGAGCCCTCAGGTCGCTTATAGTTCTCGCCGTGTCGGCGGTCGGGGCATTCAGTCCCGCCGCCATCAATCACGTCTCTGAACAGGAGTGACCATGGCACTGCTCGACGGAAAGACGGCACTGGTAACGGGAGCTGGCCGAGGCATCGGCCGGGGGATAGCGATGGCGCTGGCCGCGGCCGGAGCCAAGGTCGTCGTCAACGATCTCGGCACGGGACTCGACGGCGAGGG from Candidatus Methylomirabilota bacterium encodes:
- a CDS encoding GNAT family N-acetyltransferase; translated protein: MSLKVRRIRADEGLRLRALRLHALADAPTAFGSTLAREEAFPEHVWHERAAGGAAGGDRVTFIAEQDGRWVGLATGLGDDPDGSEKSGPVLVGMFVDRAERRRGVGLALVEGVAAWARTRGAASFFLWVTSGNEPAIALYRRCGFRPTGKTRPVVHTPTIAELQMVRDLT